The Deltaproteobacteria bacterium genome contains a region encoding:
- a CDS encoding radical SAM protein — protein sequence MASPLAHRDTPGELTPEVLPARFNYVGVFLTLDCNKSCFYCINTVGKSRVRLWKGTFGLTGSQWVEGLNRLRLPDDLPVTLQGGEPSLHPDFLEIILGLRDDLHIDILTNLSFDVRRFVKTVPADRLRRRAPYASIRVSYHPTQSRLDDLLSSVRTLIDAGFPVGVYVIDHPAHADANRRAYETCAKMAIDIRTKEFLGSHRGRTLGTYRYADAMTGERRSVRCRPSELLIDPNGDVYRCHADLYARRNPRGHILDADLRLSDAFAPCDAFGSCHPCDVKIKTNRFQEFGHTSVEIREVE from the coding sequence CTCGATTGCAACAAGAGCTGCTTCTACTGCATCAACACGGTCGGCAAATCCCGCGTCAGGCTGTGGAAAGGCACATTCGGACTGACGGGCTCGCAGTGGGTCGAGGGACTCAACCGACTGCGGCTGCCGGACGATCTTCCGGTCACGCTTCAAGGCGGCGAGCCGAGCTTGCATCCCGATTTTCTGGAAATCATTCTCGGTCTTCGTGACGACCTGCACATCGACATCCTGACGAATCTGTCCTTCGATGTGCGCCGATTCGTGAAGACCGTGCCCGCCGATCGCCTCCGGCGCAGGGCCCCGTACGCCTCCATCCGGGTGTCTTACCACCCCACGCAGAGCCGGTTGGACGACTTGCTCTCGTCGGTGCGAACGCTGATCGATGCCGGATTTCCGGTCGGCGTCTATGTGATCGACCATCCGGCGCATGCCGACGCGAATCGGCGCGCTTACGAGACATGCGCGAAGATGGCCATCGATATCCGCACGAAGGAATTTCTCGGGTCGCATCGCGGGCGGACACTCGGAACCTATCGATATGCGGACGCCATGACCGGCGAACGGCGTTCCGTGCGCTGCCGGCCGTCCGAGCTGTTGATTGATCCGAACGGCGACGTGTATCGTTGTCACGCGGATCTGTACGCCCGGCGCAATCCGCGCGGTCACATTCTCGATGCGGATCTTCGACTGTCCGATGCGTTCGCGCCTTGCGACGCCTTCGGTTCGTGCCACCCGTGCGATGTCAAGATCAAGACGAACCGCTTTCAGGAGTTCGGCCATACGTCCGTCGAAATCCGGGAGGTCGAGTGA